One segment of Curtobacterium sp. MR_MD2014 DNA contains the following:
- a CDS encoding helix-turn-helix transcriptional regulator: MSGPSSRMLALLSLLQVHREWTGDELAGRLTVSPRTLRRDVDRLRDLGYRIDSVRGPAGGYRLAAGSDLPPLLFDDDQAVAIALALAVAPASGADIAEAATRALATVRQVMPERLRNRVDLVDAVVGSSAQRVDPDVLVAVSEAVQRHEVFRFGYGTDDRPRRVEAHAVVARHGRWYLLAWEPEHDDWRTYRVDRITPRMRTRLPFVQRPVPGGDVAAFVAARFKGSDRDDAWPCTGSVSLTAADAARVAPFLPEDAVLEDADDDRRRLTLGSWSWDGLAGTIAGLTVPFVVEGPEELRAAVDALATRLRRSFRD; this comes from the coding sequence GTGTCCGGACCCTCCTCGCGCATGCTCGCGCTGCTCTCCCTGCTGCAGGTGCACCGGGAGTGGACGGGCGACGAGCTCGCCGGTCGCCTGACCGTGAGTCCGCGCACCCTCCGCCGCGACGTCGACCGCCTCCGGGACCTCGGCTACCGCATCGACTCCGTCCGCGGTCCGGCCGGCGGCTACCGACTCGCCGCCGGATCGGACCTGCCGCCGCTGCTGTTCGACGACGACCAGGCGGTGGCGATCGCCCTCGCCCTCGCGGTGGCGCCGGCATCGGGTGCCGACATCGCCGAGGCCGCCACCCGCGCGCTCGCGACGGTGCGACAGGTCATGCCCGAACGGCTCCGGAACCGGGTGGACCTGGTGGATGCCGTCGTGGGATCGTCCGCCCAGCGGGTCGATCCGGACGTGCTGGTGGCCGTCAGCGAGGCCGTGCAGCGCCACGAGGTGTTCCGGTTCGGGTACGGCACGGACGACCGTCCCCGCAGGGTCGAAGCGCACGCGGTGGTCGCCCGGCACGGTCGGTGGTACCTGCTGGCGTGGGAGCCCGAGCACGACGACTGGCGGACCTACCGGGTGGACCGGATCACCCCGCGGATGCGGACGCGGCTGCCGTTCGTGCAGCGACCCGTACCCGGTGGGGACGTGGCAGCCTTCGTGGCGGCCCGCTTCAAGGGGTCCGACCGCGACGACGCGTGGCCGTGCACCGGGTCGGTCTCGCTGACCGCTGCCGACGCCGCGCGGGTCGCCCCGTTCCTGCCGGAGGACGCCGTGCTCGAGGATGCCGACGACGACCGTCGACGGCTGACGCTCGGGTCCTGGTCGTGGGACGGGCTCGCCGGCACGATCGCCGGGCTGACGGTGCCGTTCGTGGTCGAGGGGCCCGAGGAACTGCGTGCTGCTGTCGACGCGCTCGCCACCCGACTGCGCCGATCGTTCAGGGACTGA
- a CDS encoding 4'-phosphopantetheinyl transferase family protein: MQLQGGTDWVGLLPASVVAAAADHDLSGPLADEERAAIARAVPARRAEFRTGRLLARRALTAIGTPVTALPVGRSGAPRWPEGVVGTITHCPGLRACAVARRDDHAGIGIDATPARPLPPGVLRRIADVTDDRVARGLTALRRTGVESPDSVLLAATEAVAKARSAAHDGWFGIDGAHVELRPDGTFTASARRGPAFAATGRWAVDRGTARAGIVLAAR, encoded by the coding sequence GTGCAACTTCAAGGCGGGACCGACTGGGTGGGGCTGCTCCCCGCCTCGGTGGTCGCCGCCGCTGCCGACCACGACCTGAGCGGCCCCCTCGCCGACGAGGAACGCGCGGCGATCGCCCGTGCCGTCCCGGCGCGGCGTGCCGAGTTCCGGACCGGCCGCCTGCTCGCCCGCCGCGCCCTGACGGCGATCGGCACCCCGGTGACGGCACTGCCCGTGGGTCGGAGCGGGGCTCCCCGCTGGCCCGAGGGCGTGGTCGGCACGATCACCCACTGCCCCGGCCTGCGCGCCTGCGCCGTCGCCCGGCGCGACGACCACGCCGGCATCGGCATCGATGCCACGCCGGCACGTCCCCTGCCGCCGGGAGTGCTCCGACGCATCGCGGACGTCACGGACGACCGTGTCGCGCGGGGTCTCACCGCACTCCGGCGAACCGGGGTTGAGAGTCCGGACAGCGTCCTGCTCGCCGCGACCGAGGCCGTCGCCAAGGCCCGCTCGGCCGCGCACGACGGCTGGTTCGGCATCGACGGTGCCCACGTGGAGCTGCGCCCGGACGGGACCTTCACGGCGAGCGCGCGTCGCGGCCCGGCGTTCGCGGCGACGGGACGGTGGGCAGTGGACCGGGGGACGGCGCGTGCGGGCATCGTGCTCGCCGCGCGCTGA
- a CDS encoding aldo/keto reductase produces MKTLELPQTDLTASDVVVGLMRINDMSDEDIRELYTASRDAGVTMFDHAAVYGVWHGCEQRFGSAVTLSPSERADIQLQTKVGIRPTPDGAYFDFSYEHIIESVHESLEALRTDYVDVLLLHRPDALVEPEEVARAFDELHAAGKVHHFGVSNHTPGQVELLKRSVRQPLAFNQVQLSITHANVITQGLTANMAGLDQSIDRDNDILNHARLNDVTLQAWSPFQKGFFDGVFLGDREQYAELNDVLEELASAHGVTPTGIAVAWITRHPARFQVVLGTTNPQRVRDSAAGSDVRLSREEWYRVLTAAGHTVP; encoded by the coding sequence GTGAAGACACTGGAGTTGCCACAGACCGACCTCACCGCGTCCGACGTCGTCGTCGGCCTCATGCGGATCAACGACATGAGCGACGAGGACATCCGCGAGCTGTACACCGCCTCGCGCGACGCCGGCGTCACGATGTTCGACCACGCCGCCGTGTACGGCGTCTGGCACGGGTGCGAGCAGCGGTTCGGTTCCGCCGTCACCCTGTCGCCGTCCGAGCGCGCCGACATCCAGCTGCAGACCAAGGTCGGCATCCGCCCGACGCCGGACGGCGCGTACTTCGACTTCTCGTACGAGCACATCATCGAGTCCGTGCACGAGTCCCTCGAGGCGCTGCGGACCGACTACGTGGACGTGCTGCTCCTGCACCGTCCCGACGCCCTCGTCGAGCCCGAGGAGGTCGCCCGGGCGTTCGACGAGCTGCACGCCGCCGGCAAGGTGCACCACTTCGGCGTCTCGAACCACACCCCCGGTCAGGTCGAGCTGCTGAAGCGGTCGGTGCGGCAGCCGCTCGCGTTCAACCAGGTGCAGCTGAGCATCACGCACGCCAACGTGATCACGCAGGGCCTGACGGCGAACATGGCCGGGCTCGACCAGTCGATCGACCGCGACAACGACATCCTCAACCACGCGCGCCTGAACGACGTCACGCTGCAGGCCTGGTCGCCGTTCCAGAAGGGCTTCTTCGACGGCGTCTTCCTCGGTGACCGCGAGCAGTACGCCGAGCTCAACGACGTGCTCGAGGAGCTCGCCTCGGCACACGGCGTCACCCCGACGGGGATCGCGGTCGCGTGGATCACCCGGCACCCCGCGCGCTTCCAGGTCGTCCTGGGCACGACGAACCCGCAGCGGGTACGGGACTCGGCCGCGGGTTCCGACGTCCGGCTCTCGCGCGAGGAGTGGTACCGCGTCCTGACGGCAGCGGGGCACACCGTCCCCTGA
- a CDS encoding SDR family NAD(P)-dependent oxidoreductase has product MALEQLFGLDGRRALVTGGSSGIGRAIALALADAGAHVLVAARTREAIDETVATITADGGSAAGVVADLSTRAGAHALADAVGEVDVLVNSAGINLRPPMPDLDEGTWDATMAVNLDAPFVLGQRLAPGMAARGYGRIIGISSQQAHRPFAASGAYGVSKAGLEALARSQAEAWSGSGVTSNVLVPGFVQTALNRRLSADPERVAALAARTLVGRNGEPSDFAAVAVFLAGPGSAYVTGQSIAVDGGFSVH; this is encoded by the coding sequence ATGGCACTGGAGCAGCTCTTCGGCCTCGACGGACGCCGTGCACTGGTCACCGGGGGCAGCTCCGGCATCGGTCGGGCGATCGCGCTCGCCCTCGCGGACGCGGGCGCCCACGTGCTGGTCGCGGCGCGCACGCGGGAGGCGATCGACGAGACCGTCGCGACGATCACCGCCGACGGCGGGTCGGCCGCCGGTGTCGTCGCGGACCTGTCGACCCGGGCGGGCGCCCACGCGCTCGCGGACGCCGTCGGCGAGGTGGACGTCCTCGTCAACTCGGCCGGCATCAACCTGCGGCCGCCGATGCCGGACCTCGACGAGGGCACGTGGGACGCGACGATGGCCGTCAACCTCGACGCACCCTTCGTGCTCGGCCAGCGGCTCGCGCCCGGCATGGCCGCACGCGGGTACGGCCGGATCATCGGCATCAGTTCGCAGCAGGCCCACCGCCCCTTCGCCGCGAGCGGCGCGTACGGGGTGTCGAAGGCCGGCCTGGAGGCACTGGCACGCTCCCAGGCGGAGGCCTGGTCGGGCAGCGGGGTCACCTCGAACGTCCTGGTCCCCGGCTTCGTGCAGACCGCGCTCAACAGGCGACTGTCCGCCGACCCCGAGCGGGTCGCGGCGCTCGCCGCGCGCACGCTCGTCGGACGCAACGGCGAGCCGTCGGACTTCGCGGCCGTGGCGGTGTTCCTGGCCGGACCGGGGTCCGCGTACGTCACGGGCCAGTCGATCGCGGTCGACGGCGGCTTCTCGGTGCACTGA
- a CDS encoding putative RNA methyltransferase, with amino-acid sequence MRDDLLPVLACPVCAEPLARVDGGQVGCAGGHRFDEAKQGHLTLLPAKRRALTADTPDMVDARIRFLGRGHYAPVERALAAVVAATKAPGVVLDVGSGPGTYLAHVLDADGPDETASAGRPGSAPAGPVAARLGVALDLSPVAVRRAARVHPRAGAVVGDVTERLPVVDDAAAVVLDVFAPRNQREYARVLHPDGVLVVVTPRTGHLAELAEATIAVDPEKERRLRESLEPTFALQGSEDLTWTMELSAEDVHDVVHMGPSHHHVDPDRVFAPTAVTAAVTVSTWTVARQH; translated from the coding sequence GTGCGCGACGACCTGCTCCCCGTGCTCGCCTGCCCCGTCTGCGCCGAGCCCCTCGCCCGTGTCGACGGCGGGCAGGTCGGCTGCGCCGGCGGCCACCGGTTCGACGAGGCGAAGCAGGGCCACCTCACGCTCCTGCCCGCAAAGCGCCGCGCCCTGACCGCGGACACCCCGGACATGGTCGACGCGCGGATCCGGTTCCTCGGGCGGGGGCACTACGCACCGGTCGAGCGGGCGCTCGCCGCGGTGGTCGCCGCCACGAAGGCCCCGGGCGTCGTCCTCGACGTCGGCTCCGGCCCCGGCACCTACCTCGCGCACGTGCTGGACGCGGACGGACCGGACGAGACTGCGTCGGCCGGGAGGCCCGGCTCGGCCCCGGCAGGCCCCGTCGCTGCCCGCCTCGGGGTCGCGCTGGACCTGTCACCCGTCGCCGTCCGGCGGGCGGCACGCGTCCACCCGCGGGCCGGCGCCGTCGTCGGGGACGTGACCGAGCGCCTCCCGGTCGTCGACGACGCGGCGGCCGTCGTGCTGGACGTCTTCGCCCCGCGCAACCAGCGGGAGTACGCGCGGGTGCTCCACCCGGACGGCGTGCTCGTCGTCGTGACGCCACGGACCGGACACCTGGCGGAGCTCGCCGAGGCGACCATCGCGGTGGACCCGGAGAAGGAGCGGCGGCTGCGGGAGTCGCTCGAGCCGACGTTCGCGCTGCAGGGGTCCGAGGACCTCACGTGGACGATGGAGCTGTCCGCGGAGGACGTGCACGACGTGGTGCACATGGGCCCGAGCCACCACCACGTCGATCCGGACCGGGTGTTCGCGCCGACGGCCGTGACGGCCGCGGTGACCGTGAGCACGTGGACGGTCGCCAGGCAGCACTGA
- a CDS encoding serine/threonine-protein kinase encodes MEERVFGGRYRVTGTLGHGGMASVYRAVDEQLGREVAVKVFRIGAVDHGERARAEAEMHTLAALRSPSLVTLYDAALDDGNGDSYLVMELVPGSDLDTRLREGPLDTTTTARTGAQVAEGLAAVHAQGIVHRDVKPANVLLESDGQHVKLADFGIALLRDAARVTGTGTVIGTAAYISPEQVLGREVTGQADVYALGLVLLQCLTGARPFPGTAVESATARLTRGPDIDQHLPTAWRTLLHVMTAQDPAERPTAAEAARRLRALERDGTAPATQLLPGGPGTLTRAAGGAAGAGAGLAGAALGAGGPDAAHADQATQAVPGAADGDQATRAMPTAGGADAATRAYDRTGAQDDVATTVLGAQRGAGGAGAAAAAGGGAVAGGAASRGAGGPAGAAGRGGPGTDGSKRRRAGIITAVVVGILVLAGIGVALIALGGGDDSTPAPTDSSEPSSPTEQQTSEPEQQPSQEEQQPSEPAQEPSEPAQEPSQEQQQPSEPAQEPSQPADDPSVGPQPGGPASNPVEAPQGGAGNNGNGNGNGPGSNSGKGKGSGAADTTVDTTVGSLTQGPATGPGRG; translated from the coding sequence ATGGAAGAACGGGTCTTCGGCGGCAGGTACCGCGTCACCGGCACGCTCGGTCACGGCGGCATGGCCTCCGTCTACCGCGCCGTCGACGAGCAGCTCGGCCGCGAGGTGGCCGTCAAGGTCTTCCGGATCGGCGCGGTCGACCACGGCGAACGTGCGCGCGCCGAGGCCGAGATGCACACGCTGGCCGCGCTCCGCAGCCCCTCGCTCGTCACGCTCTACGATGCCGCACTCGACGACGGCAACGGCGACTCGTACCTCGTGATGGAGCTCGTCCCCGGCAGCGACCTGGACACCCGGCTGCGCGAGGGCCCGCTCGACACCACGACGACCGCGCGCACCGGCGCCCAGGTCGCCGAGGGACTCGCCGCCGTGCACGCGCAGGGCATCGTGCACCGTGACGTGAAGCCCGCCAACGTGCTGCTCGAGAGCGACGGCCAGCACGTCAAGCTCGCCGACTTCGGCATCGCGCTGCTCCGGGACGCCGCCCGCGTGACCGGGACCGGCACCGTCATCGGCACCGCCGCCTACATCTCACCGGAGCAGGTCCTCGGGCGCGAGGTCACCGGTCAGGCTGACGTCTACGCCCTCGGGCTCGTCCTGCTGCAGTGCCTGACGGGTGCACGTCCGTTCCCCGGCACCGCCGTCGAGTCCGCCACCGCGCGGCTCACGCGGGGCCCCGACATCGACCAGCACCTGCCCACCGCGTGGCGGACGCTGCTGCACGTGATGACCGCGCAGGACCCGGCCGAGCGTCCGACCGCGGCCGAGGCGGCACGACGTCTCCGTGCCCTCGAACGCGACGGGACGGCACCGGCGACCCAGCTGCTCCCGGGCGGACCCGGCACGCTCACCCGTGCTGCCGGAGGCGCGGCCGGCGCCGGAGCCGGTCTCGCTGGTGCCGCGCTCGGTGCCGGCGGACCGGATGCAGCCCACGCCGACCAGGCCACCCAGGCCGTGCCGGGCGCTGCGGACGGCGACCAGGCCACGCGGGCGATGCCGACCGCCGGCGGTGCCGACGCCGCGACCCGGGCGTACGACCGGACGGGTGCGCAGGACGACGTCGCGACGACGGTCCTCGGTGCCCAGCGGGGCGCCGGTGGAGCGGGCGCCGCCGCTGCTGCAGGCGGTGGTGCGGTGGCCGGTGGTGCCGCGTCGCGAGGAGCCGGTGGTCCAGCGGGGGCTGCCGGACGGGGCGGTCCCGGTACGGACGGATCGAAGCGACGGCGTGCGGGGATCATCACCGCGGTGGTCGTCGGGATCCTCGTCCTCGCGGGGATCGGCGTCGCGCTGATCGCGCTGGGCGGAGGAGACGACTCGACGCCCGCGCCGACCGACTCCAGCGAGCCCTCGTCGCCGACGGAGCAGCAGACGAGCGAGCCGGAGCAGCAGCCCAGCCAGGAGGAGCAGCAGCCGAGCGAACCCGCGCAGGAGCCGAGCGAGCCGGCGCAGGAGCCCAGCCAGGAGCAGCAGCAGCCGAGCGAGCCCGCGCAGGAACCGAGCCAGCCCGCCGACGACCCGAGCGTCGGCCCCCAACCGGGCGGTCCGGCGTCCAACCCCGTCGAGGCCCCGCAGGGCGGCGCGGGCAACAACGGCAACGGCAACGGCAACGGTCCCGGGAGCAACAGCGGCAAGGGCAAGGGATCCGGTGCGGCGGACACGACGGTCGACACCACCGTCGGGTCGCTCACCCAGGGGCCGGCGACGGGCCCCGGCCGCGGCTGA
- a CDS encoding VOC family protein — protein sequence MSIETTTHLNFDGQAREALDHYASAFGGTVTAATYGQMGASQDPAWADRIVFGQVNTEAGFRIMAFDVWPDQPYDQGTNACYVFVHGDDADEVTRYWEALSEGAEVRQPLAPSPWAPLAGQLRDRFGVVWQFDVAVPQG from the coding sequence ATGAGCATCGAGACCACGACCCACCTCAACTTCGACGGACAGGCCCGCGAGGCCCTGGACCACTACGCATCCGCGTTCGGCGGCACCGTGACCGCCGCCACCTACGGCCAGATGGGCGCGTCCCAGGACCCCGCCTGGGCGGACCGCATCGTGTTCGGTCAGGTCAACACCGAGGCCGGCTTCCGGATCATGGCGTTCGACGTCTGGCCGGACCAGCCGTACGACCAGGGCACGAACGCCTGCTACGTCTTCGTGCACGGCGACGACGCGGACGAGGTCACCCGGTACTGGGAGGCGCTGTCGGAGGGTGCCGAGGTGCGACAGCCGCTCGCGCCCTCGCCGTGGGCCCCGCTCGCCGGGCAGCTGCGCGACCGGTTCGGCGTCGTGTGGCAGTTCGACGTGGCGGTGCCGCAGGGCTGA
- the car gene encoding carboxylic acid reductase: MVQQDEDTSVEAVFDRYADRTAIRQRDGEVVTDTSFRELRDRARALAAVLGESVAPGDRIAVLGPPSADVVTLELACSVLGAVSVPLQTSAAVEQLRAIVDETTPVWLGVTADQAATARAVTDAAAAEVHTVLLDTTGAAGAATGAEGTDGAAALPTLADLVARGRDLPQPTPWRPAPDEDPLALLLYTSGSTGTPKGAMYTRSMVERLWHALPPDHPDAVTVGYAYLPLSHLTGRAALLATLGRGGTVALATSTDLSALFEDLRVYAPTELVLVPRIAEMVRQEGAREEQRRLAAGATDAPAVRAQVQDDLRTRAFGGRVGQAVCASAPLTPELRTYLEECLGVPLHDLYGSTEAGSILRDGVVQQPPVTEHKLVDVPELGYRTTDRPHPRGELLVKSTAVIPGYFRRPDVTAAVFDEDGFYRTGDVMAQTGPDTYEYLDRRNNVIKLSQGEFVAVSALEATFGGTPEVRQIALHGDSRHAFLVAVVVPVDPEATEGDLLAALQRTARAHGLAPYEVPRAIVVEPDPFTVDNGMLSDARKLLRPRVTARYGDRFAALYGAVAEQQSGTLVATLREHVGDEPTVDTVVRAARDLLGAEVSTETASAARFSDLGGDSLSALTFSGVLEDVFETEVPVGVITDPTNDLAAVAAYVERSAADDRPTIARVHGADPTVLRASDLRVDRLLGAVPAPVARAPRPTADGPRTVLLTGANGYLGRFTAMDWLERLAPVGGTLVCVVRGSDDAAARRRLDAAFAADPAFADRFAELSGSLEVVAGDVSEHLLGLEEPRWEDLAARVDLVTHAAALVNHVLPYTALFGPNVVGTAEVVRLAIAAGSVPVTFVSSVAVAGGARPSATEDVAPDAPAALDERADLRSTIPEWTIADEYANGYGASKWASEVLLREAHEQHGVPVAVFRSDMVLAHPRWRGQVNLPDVFTRLVWSVLATGLAPVSFVQRTPDGRVQRSHYDGLPADFTAAAIDAIGASVVDGHRTFNVVNPHDDGVSLDTFVDWLVEDGYAIERVADHAEWVERFRSALEALPDEDRARSVLPLLHAFATPEVPHAGSAIPADAFAAAVRSVRPLGSPDIPSLDHTLVTKVADDLTFLGLLGPAASPTR; this comes from the coding sequence ATGGTGCAGCAGGACGAGGACACCTCCGTCGAGGCGGTGTTCGACCGGTACGCCGACCGAACGGCGATCCGACAGCGGGACGGCGAGGTCGTCACCGACACGAGCTTCCGGGAGCTCCGGGACCGTGCGCGGGCCCTCGCGGCGGTGCTCGGCGAGTCCGTGGCCCCGGGTGACCGGATCGCGGTGCTCGGTCCGCCGAGCGCCGACGTCGTGACCCTCGAGCTCGCGTGCTCGGTGCTCGGCGCGGTGAGCGTGCCGCTGCAGACCAGCGCGGCCGTCGAGCAGCTCCGTGCGATCGTCGACGAGACGACGCCGGTGTGGCTGGGCGTCACCGCCGACCAGGCCGCGACGGCCCGGGCGGTCACCGACGCGGCCGCCGCCGAGGTGCACACCGTCCTGCTCGACACGACGGGTGCGGCCGGCGCGGCGACCGGGGCCGAGGGCACCGACGGTGCGGCGGCGCTGCCGACGCTCGCCGACCTCGTGGCACGGGGCCGCGACCTGCCGCAGCCGACCCCGTGGCGACCGGCGCCCGACGAGGACCCGCTCGCCCTGCTGCTGTACACCTCGGGCAGCACCGGGACCCCGAAGGGCGCGATGTACACGCGGTCCATGGTCGAGCGGCTCTGGCACGCACTCCCGCCGGACCACCCGGACGCCGTGACCGTCGGCTACGCCTACCTCCCGCTGAGCCACCTGACCGGTCGCGCGGCGCTGCTCGCCACGCTCGGCCGCGGCGGCACCGTGGCGCTCGCGACCTCGACCGACCTGTCGGCCCTGTTCGAGGACCTGCGGGTCTACGCACCGACCGAGCTCGTGCTCGTCCCGCGGATCGCCGAGATGGTCCGCCAGGAGGGCGCCCGCGAGGAGCAGCGCCGGCTCGCGGCCGGAGCCACCGACGCCCCGGCCGTGCGTGCTCAGGTGCAGGACGACCTCCGGACACGTGCCTTCGGTGGTCGCGTCGGGCAGGCCGTCTGCGCCAGCGCCCCGCTCACGCCCGAGCTCCGCACGTACCTCGAGGAGTGCCTCGGCGTCCCGCTGCACGACCTGTACGGCTCGACCGAGGCGGGCAGCATCCTGCGCGACGGCGTGGTGCAGCAGCCACCGGTCACCGAGCACAAGCTGGTGGACGTCCCCGAGCTCGGGTACCGCACCACCGACCGACCGCACCCGCGCGGCGAACTGCTCGTGAAGAGCACCGCGGTGATCCCCGGGTACTTCCGCCGCCCGGACGTCACCGCCGCGGTGTTCGACGAGGACGGGTTCTACCGGACCGGCGACGTGATGGCGCAGACCGGTCCGGACACGTACGAGTACCTCGACCGCCGGAACAACGTCATCAAGCTCTCGCAGGGCGAGTTCGTCGCGGTCTCGGCCCTCGAGGCGACCTTCGGTGGGACGCCGGAGGTCCGGCAGATCGCCCTGCACGGGGACAGCAGGCACGCGTTCCTCGTCGCGGTCGTCGTGCCGGTCGACCCGGAGGCCACGGAGGGCGACCTGCTCGCCGCCCTCCAGCGCACCGCCCGCGCCCACGGGCTCGCGCCGTACGAGGTGCCCCGAGCGATCGTCGTCGAACCGGACCCCTTCACGGTCGACAACGGCATGCTCTCCGATGCCCGCAAGCTCCTCCGCCCCCGGGTCACCGCCCGCTACGGGGACCGGTTCGCGGCGCTCTACGGCGCGGTCGCCGAGCAGCAGAGCGGCACCCTCGTCGCGACCCTGCGCGAGCACGTGGGTGACGAACCGACCGTCGACACCGTCGTCCGTGCCGCCCGTGACCTGCTCGGTGCCGAGGTCAGCACCGAGACCGCCTCGGCCGCCCGGTTCTCGGACCTCGGCGGTGACTCGCTGTCGGCCCTGACGTTCTCCGGGGTCCTCGAGGACGTCTTCGAGACCGAGGTGCCCGTCGGTGTCATCACCGACCCGACGAACGACCTCGCGGCCGTGGCCGCGTACGTCGAGCGCTCGGCCGCCGACGACCGGCCGACCATCGCCCGCGTGCACGGCGCCGACCCGACGGTGCTGCGAGCGTCGGACCTGCGGGTGGACCGCCTGCTCGGTGCGGTCCCCGCGCCGGTGGCACGCGCACCCCGCCCCACCGCGGACGGGCCGCGCACCGTCCTGCTCACCGGCGCGAACGGCTACCTCGGCCGCTTCACCGCGATGGACTGGCTCGAGCGGCTCGCACCGGTCGGCGGCACGCTGGTCTGCGTCGTGCGCGGGTCGGACGACGCCGCTGCCCGCCGTCGACTGGACGCGGCCTTCGCGGCCGATCCCGCGTTCGCCGACCGGTTCGCCGAGCTCTCGGGGTCGCTCGAGGTGGTCGCCGGGGACGTCAGCGAGCACCTGCTCGGCCTCGAGGAACCGCGGTGGGAGGACCTCGCCGCGCGGGTCGACCTCGTCACGCACGCCGCCGCCCTGGTGAACCACGTCCTGCCGTACACCGCGCTGTTCGGGCCAAACGTCGTCGGCACCGCCGAGGTCGTCCGGCTCGCGATCGCCGCCGGGAGCGTGCCCGTCACCTTCGTGTCGAGCGTCGCCGTCGCCGGTGGAGCCCGCCCGAGCGCGACCGAGGACGTCGCCCCCGACGCCCCCGCGGCACTCGACGAGCGAGCGGACCTCCGGTCGACGATCCCCGAGTGGACGATCGCCGACGAGTACGCGAACGGGTACGGCGCGAGCAAGTGGGCGAGCGAGGTGCTGCTCCGCGAGGCGCACGAGCAGCACGGCGTCCCCGTCGCGGTGTTCCGCTCCGACATGGTGCTGGCGCACCCGCGCTGGCGCGGCCAGGTGAACCTGCCCGACGTGTTCACCCGTCTGGTCTGGAGCGTGCTCGCGACCGGGCTGGCACCCGTGTCCTTCGTGCAGCGGACCCCGGACGGCCGGGTGCAGCGCTCGCACTACGACGGCCTGCCCGCCGACTTCACGGCCGCCGCGATCGACGCCATCGGCGCGTCGGTGGTCGACGGCCACCGGACGTTCAACGTCGTCAACCCGCACGACGACGGCGTCTCGCTGGACACCTTCGTCGACTGGCTGGTCGAGGACGGGTACGCGATCGAGCGGGTCGCGGACCACGCCGAGTGGGTCGAGCGCTTCCGGTCCGCACTCGAGGCGCTGCCGGACGAGGACCGTGCACGCTCGGTCCTGCCGCTGCTGCACGCGTTCGCGACCCCGGAGGTGCCGCACGCCGGGTCCGCGATCCCCGCGGACGCGTTCGCGGCCGCGGTCCGCTCGGTGCGTCCGCTCGGCTCACCGGACATCCCGTCGCTCGACCACACGCTCGTCACCAAGGTGGCGGACGACCTGACGTTCCTCGGTCTGCTCGGCCCGGCCGCGTCGCCCACGCGCTGA
- a CDS encoding CG0192-related protein: protein MAVIHRAELRPSKAEALAAWLPAQPWSGLTAGAAVEIVTRFRFDDPEGEVGVEEIVVRTPEGRLLHTPLTYRGAPLDGARGSLVCEMHHSVLGQRWVYDAVADPVYADVLRRAIATGGHEAELERADGSGRFDKEGTAVGSGSAPDSPTVTSATASTDGTETTVRTDHGDLVVLRVIGLPVPDGETLTATWRDRSAVVAVLPA, encoded by the coding sequence ATGGCCGTCATCCACCGCGCAGAACTCCGACCGTCCAAGGCCGAGGCCCTCGCCGCCTGGCTGCCAGCGCAGCCGTGGAGCGGCCTCACCGCCGGTGCCGCCGTCGAGATCGTCACCCGCTTCCGGTTCGACGACCCCGAGGGCGAGGTCGGTGTCGAGGAGATCGTCGTGCGGACGCCCGAGGGACGGCTCCTGCACACGCCGCTGACCTACCGCGGCGCTCCGCTCGACGGCGCCCGGGGCTCCCTGGTGTGCGAGATGCACCACTCCGTGCTCGGGCAGCGCTGGGTGTACGACGCCGTCGCGGATCCGGTGTACGCCGACGTCCTGCGTCGTGCGATCGCCACCGGCGGGCACGAGGCGGAGCTCGAGCGCGCCGACGGCTCCGGACGGTTCGACAAGGAGGGCACGGCGGTCGGCAGCGGGTCGGCGCCGGACTCCCCCACGGTGACGTCGGCCACGGCCAGCACCGACGGGACCGAGACGACGGTGCGCACCGACCACGGCGACCTCGTCGTGCTGCGGGTGATCGGGCTGCCCGTGCCGGACGGCGAGACACTGACCGCGACCTGGCGCGACCGCTCGGCCGTCGTCGCGGTCCTGCCCGCCTGA